The following are encoded together in the Strongyloides ratti genome assembly S_ratti_ED321, chromosome : 2 genome:
- a CDS encoding Sodium-dependent dopamine transporter has product MTDGDRKRLLNKNSTYSECSTTIYNSFNNIMDERNEIPNHGIPASISYDKNEVKITLLQHSNNSIGREIIEERETWGRKIDFLLSVIGFAVDLANVWRFPYLCFKNGGGVFLIPYTMMVLLCGIPLFYMELSLGQYHRKGAITTWGRICPLAKGIGYCVIMTAFYTDFFYNVIIAWALHFFFRSFTLNLPWASCNNTYNSEACYEPTWSNDNSDECLINSMSNYSVKKISAAEEYFYKSFLALHDPGSTNSHVTTTLDNLGPINWQIAICLFLVYIICYFSLWKGIKMSGKVVWFTAIFPYIVLTILLIRGVTLPGAEKGIQYYLKPDFDKLWEPSVWQDAAIQVFFSLGPGFGVLMAYSSYNEFNNNVYFDALLTSTINCCTSFLSGFVIFSVLGYMSCKSGKPIDEVAQEGPGLVFVVYPEALATMPGASAFSIIFFLMLLTLGLDSSFGGSEAIITALSDEFPILKSKRELFVGLLFTFYMIIGMFMCTSGGILIMEWIIFYGSTYGLLVSVLLETIVISFVYGIDEFCKDVKEMLGFTPGFYWKFCWRIVAPIFLFIMISSSVINYMPLQYQDYVFSSFSNFLGILFALSSISAIPITALIVLYNTKGQTLSEKFKKALTPMIYHNRSENDHQLLSNDIML; this is encoded by the exons ATGACTGATGGTGATCGAAAAAGATTactaaataaaa aTTCTACATATTCTGAATGCAGTACCACAATTTacaattcttttaataatattatggaTGAAAGAAATGAAATACCCAATCATGGTATTCCTGCTTCAATAtcatatgataaaaatgaagttAAAATAACACTTCTTCAACATTCTAATAATTCAATTGGTAGAGAAATTATTGAAGAAAGAGAAACATGGGGTAGAAAGATTGACTTCTTGTTATCAGTTATTGGATTTGCTGTTGATTTGGCAAATGTATGGAGATTTCCATAtctttgttttaaaaatggtGGTGGAGTATTTTTAATTCCATATACAATGATGGTTTTACTTTGTGGAAtaccattattttatatggaACTTAGTTTAGGACAATATCACCGTAAAGGTGCTATCACAACATGGGGAAGAATATGTCCTTTAGCTAAAGGAATTGGTTATTGTGTTATAATGACTGCTTTTTACactgattttttttataatgttatcATTGCATGGGCATTACATTTCTTCTTTAGATCTTTCACACTTAATCTTCCATGGGCTTCCTGtaataatacatataattCAGAAGCATGTTATGAACCTACGTGGTCTAATGATAATTCTGATgaatgtttaataaatagtATGTCAAATTATTCTGTTAAGAAAATTTCTGCTGCtgaagaatatttttataaaagttttttagcACTTCATGATCCTGGTAGTACAAATTCACATGTAACAACTACATTAGATAATTTAGGTCCAATTAATTGGCAAATTGCtatttgtctttttttagtttacattatatgttatttttcattatggAAAGGTATTAAAATGAGTGGAAAAGTTGTATGGTTTACAGCAATATTTccatatattgttttaacaATACTTCTTATTAGAGGAGTTACACTTCCAGGTGCTGAAAAAGGtattcaatattatttaaaaccaGATTTTGATAAACTTTGGGAGCCATCTGTTTGGCAGGATGCCGCAATTCAAGTTTTCTTTTCACTTGGACCTGGTTTTGGAGTTTTAATGGCTTATAGTAGTTATaatgaatttaataataatgtttactt tgATGCACTTTTAACAAGTACAATAAATTGTTGTACTAGTTTCTTATCCggatttgttatattttctGTTCTTGGATATATGTCATGTAAAAGTGGTAAACCAATAGATGAGGTAGCACAAGAAGGTCCTGGTCTTGTTTTTGTTGTTTATCCAGAAGCATTAGCAACAATGCCTGGTGCTTCAgcattttcaattatattcTTTCTGATGCTTCTTACATTAGGTTTAGATAGTTCTTTTGGTGGATCAGAAGCTATTATAACAGCATTAAGTGATGAATTTcctatattaaaaagtaaacgTGAATTATTTGTTGgattattatttactttcTATATGATAATAGGAATGTTTATGTGTACTAGTGGTGGAATATTAATTATGGAAtggataatattttatggaAGTACTTATGGTCTTCTAGTTTCTGTTCTTCTTGAAACAATTGTAATTTCATTTGTATATGGTATAGATGAATTTTGTAAAGATGTCAAAGAAATGCTTGGATTTACACCAGGTTTTTATTGGAAATTTTGCTGGAGAATAGTTGCAccaatttttctttttataatgatttCTAGTAGTGTTATCAATTACATGCCCCTACAATATCAAGATTATGTATTTTCatctttttcaaattttcttGGAATTCTTTTTGCTCTCTCATCAATTTCTGCCATTCCAATAACAGCTTTAATTGTTCTATATAATACTAAAGGCCAAACTTTAtctgaaaaatttaaaaaagcaCTGACTCCAATGATATATCATAACAGAAGTGAAAATGATCATCAATTACTCAGCAATGACATTATgctttaa
- a CDS encoding Transcriptional activator cubitus interruptus — MTADCISSSTKKSPVSENSEKKHSDKETSLGVEIQIDQNSRGELGMSTVNSNNQQSSILNNILNFQAQNGSSGGNNFLLQPQQNSNQLNQRLFPTNSNGISNSHINETNSQCNTLGNNGFFQTPGPLIPSISGNVPQDHDISLWAQQFLNNYQNFIHQSQAVAASRPQNLQLTMLNGNLPLQPSLSGGTPIDIQSTLMENILNWNNHNSITFNNQFNNQNRKRRNLQALSLSSSSTNSGSTLSQSSGSSSSRTINTPLVDPSTIINNSGGISLRGMSSFDIHNTFNLASQMKLVQQMNALPAQLINNSFSSTLQPTTNSLNMPFNGQGPSLGNLITGTNQNFDNTSQNIVPPSQQHMPSFQQQQQPLRPTRRGRPPGANNSFRHLLQQVHQLSPTVVGRNDDLQHSQPKKEDVEQTCLWDNCKRVFPNQQGLVEHLSADHISHLDKYYCKWEGCDRDYPFKMQYMLVMHMRRHTGEKPNACTFPGCSKSYSRLENLKTHLRTHTGEKPYACEFYNCDKAFSNASDRAKHMNRTHSDKKPYICPEENCTKAYTDPSSLRKHIKTVHGEEAYERAKQNKAKNSRRISQDYRNGERCNSIYKRPKVDGEEGNDEENGNCINSTTGNQDSKGPDGEHYSTLTRLLNNSLSPNINGIHIDNQSSGNDTFITPSTFSSTTSSSSGLSPSGSGPHSPESTSPNKNGNSQPKLKFSVEGNMLPGLMQELSLGGTSMTKEQYSQYQQGEDLVSHHQNSQELSGRNNGLGRSNKKNYHNTQTTNIGLEDSSGQQIRRNFKKGGINVKGRTQLPKDNLRQNITEGSFSNNFTQPNPQNYHQHHHQQQQYQGNNYYSNNTNSNNYENFYQRQEVNFYNRNYQSQEYIGPQNNMIYSPYNQQYYNNGNYSTVNSINSSITIVSNPSCPLGHSRIHPQISFVTRSKPNPTPTSEYEDGTHPYQYNNPYASSTIDQYYCNDTETGNEVMMGSEYMVTSPPILYHQQNGVPKDSSEYYNIQQEYEVQQNNIYQQSSLQLPTIKEENVETISECPLHDSLPVSRFITDIHEEMEEITPTFNLYTETVLQEVSSGELCDLGANALSGVVEPEPHLQILPNSHSISNQVVPLNSNNNHSGVLSSDINEQRREKYNEK, encoded by the exons ATGACAGCAGACTGCATATCATCATCAACGAAAAAATCACCTGTGTCGGAGAATTCAGAAAAAAAACATTCTGATAAAGAAACTTCACTTGGTGTTGAAATCCAAATTGATCAAAATTCTAGAGGTGAACTTGGAATGTCTACAGTTAATTCCAATAATCAACAGTCATCAATACTTAATAATATACTTAATTTTCAAGCACAAAACGGTTCTTCTGGtggtaataattttttattacaaccACAACAAAATAGTAATCAATTAAATCAACGACTTTTTCCTACAAATAGTAATGGTATTAGTAACAGTCATATAAATGAAACCAATTCACAATGTAATACTCTTGGTAATAATGGATTTTTTCAAACTCCAGGACCTTTAATACCATCTATCTCTGGAAATGTTCCTCAAGATCATGATATAAGTTTGTGGGcacaacaatttttaaacaactatcaaaattttatacatcaATCACAAGCAGTTGCAGCATCCCGCCCCCAAAA CTTACAATTGACTATGCTAAATGGAAATTTACCGCTTCAACCATCATTGTCAGGTGGTACCCCTATTGATATTCAAAGTACATTaatggaaaatattttaaattggaATAATCATAATagtattacttttaataatcaatttaataatcaaaatagaaaaagaagaaatcTTCAGGCATTGTCTTTGTCATCTAGTTCCACTAATTCTGGATCAACTTTATCTCAAAGTTCTGGATCCTCTTCTTCTAGGACAATTAATACACCATTAGTGGATCCCTcaacaattattaataatagtgGTGGTATATCATTAAGAGGAATGTCATCTTTTGATATTCATAATACATTTAATCTTGCAAGTCAAATGAAATTAGTTCAACAGATGAATGCTTTACCAGcacaattaataaataattcattttcatCGACACTTCAACCAACGACAAATTCTTTGAATATGCCTTTTAATGGACAAGGACCTAGTCTGGGAAATTTAATTACTGGAACTaatcaaaattttgataatacaTCTCAAAATATTGTTCCACCATCTCAACAACATATGCCATCAtttcaacaacaacaacaaccaCTTCGTCCCACTAGACGTGGTCGACCTCCAGGCGCTAATAATAGTTTTCGTCATCTTCTCCAACAAGTTCATCAATTATCTCCTACAGTAGTTGGAAGAAATGATGATTTACAACATTCTCAACCTAAAAAAGAAGATGTTGAACAGACATGTCTATGGGACAATTGTAAACGTGTATTTCCTAATCAACAAGGACTAGTTGAACATTTATCAGCAGATCATATCTCTCATTTGgacaaatattattgtaaatgGGAAGGTTGTGATAGAGATTACCCATTTAAGATGCAATATATGTTAGTTATGCATATGCGTCGTCATACAGGAGAAAAACCAAATGCTTGTACATTTCCAGGTTGTTCTAAATCTTATTCAAggttagaaaatttaaagacACACCTTCGTACACATACAGGTGAAAAACCATATGCTTGtgaattttataattgtgATAAGGCATTTTCAAATGCTTCAGATAGAGCTAAACATATGAATAGAACACATAGTGATAAAAAACCATATATTTGTCCAGAAGAAAATTGTACTAAAGCTTATACTGATCCAAGTTCTTTAAGAAAACATATTAAAACTGTTCATGGGGAGGAGGCTTATGAAAGAGCTAAACAAAATAAGGCTAAAAATTCAAGAAGAATTTCTCAGGATTATAGGAATGGAGAAAGATGTAatagtatttataaaagaccAAAAGTTGATGGTGAGGAGGGTAATGATGAAGAAAATGGTAATTGTATTAATTCAACAACTGGTAATCAAGATTCAAAGGGTCCTGATGGTGAACATTATTCAACTTTAACACGATTGcttaataattctttatcaCCAAATATTAATGGTATTCATATTGATAATCAATCATCAGGTAATGATACATTTATTACACCATCAACATTTTCTTCAACAACATCATCAAGTTCAGGATTATCACCATCTGGATCAGGACCTCATAGTCCAGAGTCAACATCACCAAATAAAAATGGTAATAGTCAaccaaaattaaaattttctgtGGAAGGTAATATGTTACCAGGTTTGATGCAAGAACTTTCATTAGGTGGTACTTCAATGACAAAAGAACAATATTCACAGTATCAACAAG GAGAAGATTTAGTTAGTCATCATCAAAATTCACAGGAATTATCTGGTAGAAATAATGGATTAGGACggagtaataaaaaaaattatcataatacTCAAACTACAAATATTGGTTTGGAGGATTCATCTGGTCAACAGATtagaagaaattttaaaaaaggtGGTATAAATGTTAAAGGTAGAACACAATTACCAAAAGACAATCTTCGACAAAATATAACTGAAGGgtcattttcaaataattttacacaACCTAATCCTCAAAATTACCATCAACATCATCATCAACAACAACAATACCAAggaaacaattattattctaataatacaaatagtaataattatgaaaatttttatcaaagacaagaagtaaatttttataatagaaatTATCAATCTCAAGAATATATAGGTCctcaaaataatatgatatattctccatataatcaacaatattataataatggtAATTATAGTACAGTAAATTCTATTAATAGTTCTATTACTATTGTTTCCAATCCATCATGTCCACTAGGACATTCCAGAATTCATCCACAAATATCATTTGTAACACGTAGTAAACCAAATCCTACACCAACTTCAGAATATGAAGATGGTACACATCcttatcaatataataatcCATATGCTTCTTCAACAATAGATCAATATTATTGTAATGATACAGAAACTGGTAATGAAGTTATGATGGGTAGTGAATATATGGTAACATCACCACCTATTTTGTATCATCAACAAAATGGAGTACCAAAAGATTCTAGTGAGTATTATAATATACAACAAGAATATGAGGTgcaacaaaataatatatatcaacAATCTTCATTACAATTACCTActataaaagaagaaaatgtTGAAACAATATCAGAATGTCCATTACATGATTCATTACCAGTATCAAGATTTATTACAGATATTCATGAAGAGATGGAAGAAATTACACCAACATTTAATTTGTATACTGAAACTGTTCTTCAGGAAGTCTCTTCAGGAGAATTATGTGATTTAGGAGCAAATGCATTGTCTGGAGTAGTAGAACCTGAACCACATCTTCAAATATTGCCAAATTCTCATTCTATTAGTAATCAAGTTGTTCCTCTAAATAGTAACAATAATCATTCTGGTGTGTTATCATCAGATATTAATGAACAAAGAAGAGAGAagtataatgaaaaataa
- a CDS encoding Sperm-associated antigen 4, which yields MISVMIHYYHYSKDDTNHLEKHKENKKSKILTDDMLTSGKVKKEKKGLSLLDTFFICLKKIFHFVCPSLQTMNSINNDMKMIEVSKRSEVAVGEKLNDTTTTTTANKTMPVSTIVVDIGEEKLKKLRNELIETFKDESKKMIKEELKILKDIIDEKVKIIGNRINSIENNDNNFGKKKEEIVIDYTIVNDLIEKAIQKYDSDKTELVDYALESTGGRIIEASGDKGFFDSWYNIAKIPFIFLKPSPRIVIQRTSLNLVPGNSWCFEGDTGFLTIGLSYEIYVTSFTYEHIHFKNSPSNNLSSAPKELEIFGIDGKNNSCDNSTSIGNFTFKASKSPLQMFEIKGTNNRTYPMVKIGIKSNYGASYTCLYRIRVHGHRDFK from the exons ATGATCAGTGTCATGATACATTATTATCACTATTCAAAAGATGACACAAACCATCTGGAAAAACATAAGGAGAATAAAA AATCAAAGATTTTGACTGATGACATGTTAACTTCTGGTAAAgtaaagaaagaaaaaaagggGCTGTCTTTGTTggatacattttttatttgtttaaaaaagatttttcaCTTTGTATGTCCGTCCCTTCAAACAATGAATagtattaataatgatatgaAGATGATTGAAGTGAGTAAGAGAAGTGAGGTGGCAGTTggtgaaaaattaaatgatactACTACAACAACAACAGCCAATAAAACAATGCCAGTTTCGACAATTGTTGTAGATATAGGAGAAgagaagttaaaaaaattaagaaatgaGCTTATAGAAACATTCAAAGATGAgtcaaaaaaaatgataaaagaagagttaaaaatattaaaagatattattgatgaaaaggtaaaaataattggGAATAGAATAAATAGTATAGAAAATAATGACAATAATTTTGGAAAAAAGAAAGAGGAAATTGTAATTGACTACACAATTGTAAATGATCTGATTGAAAAAGCTATTCAAAAGTATGACTCTGACAAGACGGAGTTAGTAGATTATGCACTAGAATCTACGGGTGGTCGTATTATAGAGGCTTCTGGTGATAAGGGTTTCTTTGATAGTTGGTATAACATAGCAAAAATaccttttatttttttaaaacctTCACCTAGAATTGTCATTCAACGTACCAGTTTAAATTTGGTTCCTGGAAATTCATGGTGTTTTGAAGGTGATACTGGTTTCTTGACTATTGGCCTTTCATATGAAATTTATGTAACATCATTTACATATGAgcatattcattttaaaaatagtccTTCTAACAATTTATCTTCTGCTCCAAAggaattagaaatatttggtattgatggaaaaaataattcatgtGACAATAGTACTTCAATTggaaattttacttttaaggCAAGTAAATCTCCTTTACAAATGTTTGAAATTAAa ggTACTAATAATAGGACCTATCCAATGGTAAAAATTGGAATTAAATCTAACTATGGTGCTTCGTATACATGTCTTTATCGTATACGTGTTCATGGTCATCGAGATTTTAAGTAA
- a CDS encoding Pre-B-cell leukemia transcription factor 4, with protein sequence MMDPMIDITQSQLPERPVTDLLEKLAIIADEPLINEKASEIKAEIRSHPFKNALFSCFVDYVEEEDPQLIRLDNMLIAEGVANGAGRSKNDSVSVSNVVGDKNDFNSRFEQIKSFYNQELKKYEDAEKQFNQHVVSLLNEQSTIRPILSTEIDRMVHTIRKKFINIQIQLKQLTCESFMMLKSRFMDARRKRRNFSKQSVDLLNEYFYAHLSNPYPSEEVKEELARQCNITVSQVSNWFGNKRIRYKKNIAKAQEEASLYNAKKNAVQQQMSHNPYANMLANNHMNTVNPMAAMNPMMNPYAAMMSAQNFPQLGQNLDLSNTYNTPFVTYGNNNQP encoded by the exons atgaTGGATCCGATGATAGATATTACCCAATCTCAACTTCCAGAAAGACCAGTTACCGATTTACTAGAAAAATTGGCAATTATTGCAGATGAACcattaataaatgaaaaagcGAGTGAAATTAAAGCAGAAATTCGAAGTCATCCTTTCAAGAATGCTTTATTTAGTTGTTTTGTTGATT ATGTTGAAGAAGAAGACCCACAATTGATACGTCTTGACAACATGTTAATTGCTGAGGGAGTTGCTAATGGTGCAGGAAGATCAAAAAATGATAGTGTTTCTGTATCTAACGTTGTTGGAGacaaaaatgattttaactCTAGATTTgaacaaataaaaagtttctaTAAccaagaattaaaaaaatatgaggat gctgaaaaacaatttaatcaGCATGTTGTGTCATTGTTAAATGAACAATCGACTATTAGACCTATTCTCAGTACTGAGATAGATAGAATGGTGCATACAATtaggaaaaaatttataaatatacaaattcAATTAAAACAATTGACTTGTGAATCTTTTATGATGCTTAAATCTAGGTTCATGGACGCAAGGAGGAAAAGGAGAAATTTTTCAAAGCAATCTGTTGATTTATTGAACGAATATTTCTATGCTCATCTTAGTAACCCCTATCCAAGTGAAGAAGTAAAAGAAGAATTAGCTAGGCAATGTAATATAACAGTTTCTCAAGTTTCCAATTGGTTTGGTAACAAAAGAATtcgttataaaaaaaatattgcaaAAGCTCAAGAGGAAGCTTCACTGTACAATGCAAAAAAGAATGCCGTTCAACAACAAATGTCACATAATCCTTATGCTAATATGTTAGCTAATAATCATATGAATACCGTAAATCCAATGGCTGCTATGAATCCTATGATGAATCCGTATGCAGCTATGATGTCTGCTCAAAATTTTCCACAATTAGGCCAAAATTTGGATCTCTCTAATACGTATAATACTCCATTCGTGACCTATGGCAATAATAATCAGccttaa
- a CDS encoding Deoxynucleotidyltransferase terminal-interacting protein 1, translating to MYSQYPYNTNNNNNNNNINDIHENKLNRRIEFIKNLIVSNEETKSAKINSLKHSLEINNAYGPKGVDQCLHLLRMVFQLEINEEIKQILDRHLRTTFHQAIENLKKAGECVSQNHINKLYYDILDNARQSYHKTYINQRITYERNTSKSISNSDVLCKEYQYITSSYLLNNHFIKRNEHNNTPGKSLGMKRPHESDEDDSYESDDNEECRSEATIVSNNFPPKKRGRPRKIDVDSGRCGTPIFSGIEPVSFIEAGKYNPIRFNNDSKFILYSKVRKIIGKGQRGYVFQKKPRIFRYVADEDDKKWLFNHSYSTRMNGKVFILSLDDIVEFANEENLDEYGRNELIRHGINLPEEMIKKIQEAMIEPFKALQARVKIEAIAKISLFNPNE from the exons atGTATAGTCAATATCCATataatactaataataacaataataataataatattaatgatattcatgaaaataaattaaatagaagaattgaatttattaaaaatcttattGTTTCTAATGAAGAGACAAAATCTGctaaaataaattcattaaaacattcattagaaataaataatgcaTATGGTCCTAAAGGTGTTGACCAGTGTCTTCACCTTCTTAGAATGGTATTTCAATTAGAAATTAATGAAgaaattaaacaaatattagaTAGACATCTTCGTACAACTTTTCATCAAGCAATTGAAAATCTTAAAAAAGCGGGTGAA TGTGTAAGCCAAaatcatattaataaattatattatgatATACTTGATAATGCAAGACAATCTTATCataaaacatatattaatCAAAGAATAACATATGAAAGAAATACATCTAAAAGTATATCAAATAGTGATGTGTTATGTAAAGAATATCAATATATAACAAGTagttatttgttaaataatcattttataaaaagaaatgaaCATAATAATACTCCAGGTAAGTCTCTTGGAATGAAACGTCCCCATGAAAGTGATGAAGATGACTCATATGAGAGTGATGATAATGAGGAATGTCGTAGTGAAGCAACAATtgtatcaaataattttccaCCAAAAAAAAGAGGACGACCAAGAAAAATTGATGTTGATTCAGGAAGATGTGGAACACCAATATTTAGTGGTATTGAACCTGTTTCATTTATTGAAGCTGGAAAGTATAATCCAATTAGATTTAATAAtgattcaaaatttattttatattctaaagtaagaaaaattattggtAAAGGACAAAGAGGATatgtttttcaaaaaaaaccAAGGATTTTTAGATATGTTGCTGATGAGGATGATAAAAAATGGTTATTTAATCATTCATATTCTACAAGAATGAATGgaaaagtatttatattatcattagatGATATTGTTGAATTTGCTAATGAAGAAAATTTAGa tgaaTATGGTAGAAATGAATTGATAAGACATGGTATAAATTTACCAGaggaaatgataaaaaaaatacaagaAGCAATGATTGAACCATTTAAAGCATTACAAGCAAGAGTTAAAATTGAAGCAATAGCAAAAATCTCTTTATTTAATCCTAATGAAtga
- a CDS encoding Dual specificity protein phosphatase 19 produces MNSQSNLMNEISKVKSRLKNVETIVTNENGNVSVEARNNEGCFFKVREDNAKKREGFVVDLKPDFEIAKVTDHIFLGSQDVAMNEHLLKENNITHIINVSIDVPNYFPDKIVYLKLQMYDRPDTNLNDYITCINNFINETIANFDNPRIFIHCNAGISRSVSVTIAYLMLSCGMSYNEAYEKIKKVRKNARPNDGFVNQLKNLQK; encoded by the exons ATGAATTCTCAAAGTAATTTAATGAATGAAATTTCAAAAGTAAAATCTAGgttaaaaaatgttgaaaCTATTGTTACAAATGAAAATGGGAATGTGAGTGTTGAAGCAAGAAATAACGAAGgatgtttttttaaagtaagaGAAGACAACGCTAAAAAAAGAGAGGGTTTTGTAGTTGATTTAAAACCTGATTTTGAGATTGCAAAAGTTACAGATCATATTTTTCTTGG AAGTCAAGATGTAGCTATGAATGAACatcttttaaaagaaaataatattactcATATTATCAATGTATCCATAGATGTACCTAATTATTTTCCGGACAAGATTGTTTATTTGAAATTACAAATGTATGATCGACCTGACactaatttaaatgattatataacatgtatcaataattttattaatgaaacaattgcaaattttgataatccaagaatttttatacattgtAATGCTGGAATTTCCAGAAGTGTTTCGGTCACAATTGCTTACTTAATGTTATCTTGTGGAATGTCATATAATGAAGCATAcgaaaaaattaagaaagtAAGAAAGAATGCCAGACCAAATGATGGTTTTGtgaatcaattaaaaaaccTTCAAAAGtag